The following coding sequences are from one Dreissena polymorpha isolate Duluth1 chromosome 8, UMN_Dpol_1.0, whole genome shotgun sequence window:
- the LOC127840771 gene encoding aromatic-L-amino-acid decarboxylase-like, with product MDAEEFCRHGKEMIDYVADYLENIRERRVFPTVEPGYLRKLIPEEAPEEGESFEDIFKDVERVIMPGITHWQSPNFHAYFPTGSSYPAIVADILSGSFGGVGFSWASSPACTELEVVVLDWLAKMLELPESFLASSGGTGGGVIQGTASEATLVALLSARAREILRYKQTNGHSDDGVIMSKFVAYCSDQSHSSVEKAGLIACIRMRKLPTDADCSLRGQTLRDAINEDRAHGLIPIYVCATLGTTPSCAFDCVKELGVVCQEESIWMHIDAAYAGSAFICPEFRPLLEGVEFAESFNFNAHKWLKVNFDCSVMWVRNSNLITGPFNVESLYLKHQHQGAMPDYRHWQIPMGRRFRSLKLWFVLRTYGRKELQNYIRKDVSLAHLFEGMVVADGKFEIVQKVVLGLVSFRLKNASNATNERLLKAINADGRINMVPAEIRGVYFLRFVVCASRTTDSDVMFAWDVIRELTESILKDSDNK from the exons ATGGATGCAGAGGAATTTTGCCGCCATGGAAAGGAGATGATAGACTATGTAGCCGACTATCTGGAGAACATTCGCGAGCGACGCGTGTTCCCGACAGTGGAGCCAGGGTACCTCCGGAAACTTATACCAGAAGAGGCGCCCGAGGAAGGCGAATCGTTTGAAGACATCTTCAAAGATGTGGAACGCGTAATTATGCCAGGG ATTACTCACTGGCAGTCGCCCAACTTCCACGCCTATTTCCCGACCGGCAGCTCCTACCCGGCAATTGTGGCGGACATCCTCTCGGGATCATTTGGCGGCGTAGGATTCTCCTGG GCCTCGAGCCCCGCGTGCACAGAACTAGAGGTCGTGGTTCTAGACTGGCTGGCAAAGATGCTGGAACTACCCGAGAGCTTCCTTGCGTCTTCAGGTGGAACTGGAGGTGGCGTCATTCAG GGAACTGCATCTGAGGCAACGTTGGTGGCGCTTCTTTCTGCGCGTGCGCGAGAAATCCTACGTTACAAACAGACGAACGGGCACTCAGACGACGGCGTCATCATGTCCAAATTTGTCGCATATTGCTCTGACCAG TCACACAGCTCCGTGGAAAAGGCAGGGCTTATCGCGTGCATCAGGATGAGGAAGCTCCCTACTGACGCGGACTGCTCCCTTAGGGGACAGACCCTTCGGGACGCTATCAACGAGGACCGGGCACATGGGCTCATACCTATATAC GTCTGTGCTACTCTCGGGACTACCCCATCGTGCGCATTCGACTGTGTAAAAGAACTTGGCGTTGTCT GTCAAGAGGAGAGCATATGGATGCACATCGACGCTGCCTATGCAGGAAGCGCTTTTATATGTCCAGAGTTCCGCCCCTTGTTGGAAGGAGTCGAG TTTGCTGAGTCGTTTAATTTCAACGCACACAAGTGGCTAAAAGTGAATTTCGACTGTTCTGTCATGTG GGTTCGGAACAGTAACCTGATTACGGGACCCTTCAACGTTGAATCTCTCTACCTAAAACATCAACACCAGGGGGCGATGCCAGACTACCGG caCTGGCAAATACCTATGGGTCGAAGATTTAGGTCATTGAAGTTGTGGTTCGTACTGCGCACATACGGACGGAAAGAACTTCAAAACTACATTCGCAAG GACGTTTCACTGGCACACCTGTTCGAGGGGATGGTGGTGGCAGACGGCAAATTTGAGATCGTGCAGAAGGTCGTCCTGGGACTTGTAAGCTTTCGGCTGAAG AACGCTTCTAACGCAACCAATGAACGTCTGTTGAAAGCAATCAACGCGGACGGGCGCATAAACATGGTGCCGGCCGAGATCCGGGGCGTCTACTTCTTGCGTTTTGTCGTCTGCGCGTCGCGCACGACTGATAGTGACGTCATGTTCGCGTGGGACGTCATCCGGGAACTCACGGAGAGCATACTTAAGGATTCCGATAACAAATGA